A part of Ursus arctos isolate Adak ecotype North America chromosome X, UrsArc2.0, whole genome shotgun sequence genomic DNA contains:
- the LOC130543565 gene encoding P antigen family member 3-like: MSGRVGSRSKSNQRKDDQGSNQHVAGQQPSDEHPKQEAAPLASQDIIADQGKEVEGAPVAQGPDLEADLQELPQGKAGGITEDDPEVKGTSLPFLEPIKMPEAGEGQPQI; the protein is encoded by the exons ATGAGTGGCCGAGTCGGATCAAGATCCAAGTCCAATCAAAGAAAGGATGATCAAGGGTCTAACCAGCATGTGGCT GGGCAGCAGCCCAGTGATGAGCACCCGAAACAGGAGGCGGCACCGCTTGCAAGTCAAGACATTATAGCTGATCAAGGGAAGGAAGTTGAAGGAGCACCTGTGGCTCAAG GACCGGACCTGGAGGCTGATCTCCAGGAGCTGCCTCAGGGAAAGGCTGGGGGTATAACTGAagatgaccctgaggtcaaggggACAAGCCTGCCCTTCTTAGAGCCCATTAAAATGCCGGAAGCAG GTGAAGGACAGCCCCAGATTTAA